The following coding sequences lie in one Pectobacterium sp. A5351 genomic window:
- a CDS encoding methylglyoxal synthase: MEFTTRTIAAQKHIALVAHDHCKQSLLDWVGTNKEQLEAHTLYATGTTGNLIQLNTGLPVKSMLSGPMGGDQQVGALISEGKIDLMIFFWDPLNAVPHDPDVKALLRLATVWNIPVATNRATADFLVNSALFKEPVEIAIPDYQRYLQDRLKS, from the coding sequence ATGGAGTTCACCACCCGTACCATCGCCGCGCAAAAACATATTGCGCTGGTAGCACACGACCACTGTAAACAATCCCTCCTGGATTGGGTTGGTACGAATAAAGAACAGCTCGAAGCGCACACGCTTTACGCCACCGGAACCACCGGGAACCTGATTCAGTTGAATACGGGACTGCCCGTAAAAAGCATGCTGAGCGGGCCAATGGGGGGGGATCAACAGGTTGGCGCACTCATTTCCGAAGGAAAAATCGATTTAATGATCTTCTTTTGGGATCCACTTAACGCCGTACCACACGACCCCGATGTGAAGGCGCTGCTGAGGCTAGCAACAGTGTGGAATATTCCCGTGGCCACCAACCGTGCAACGGCGGATTTTCTGGTCAACTCAGCGCTATTTAAAGAACCTGTAGAGATCGCCATCCCTGATTATCAGCGCTATCTGCAAGACCGCCTGAAGTCGTAG